Proteins co-encoded in one Chitinispirillales bacterium ANBcel5 genomic window:
- a CDS encoding SH3 domain-containing protein: protein MNYRVVKEYSTEIEHPIRIEQGEILQVVEESDSDGDWADWVLCKGKHKEGWVPKQYLDIKGKRATSLRDYDAQEHNLAIDELLVASYELNGWIWAVKENAPETWAWAPLNHLKKE from the coding sequence ATGAACTACAGGGTAGTAAAAGAATACAGCACAGAGATAGAACATCCGATCCGAATTGAGCAGGGAGAAATTCTTCAGGTGGTGGAAGAATCCGATTCGGATGGAGATTGGGCAGATTGGGTTCTTTGTAAAGGCAAACACAAAGAGGGTTGGGTACCTAAGCAATACCTGGATATTAAAGGAAAAAGGGCTACTTCGCTTCGGGACTATGATGCTCAGGAACACAATTTAGCCATCGATGAATTGTTGGTGGCATCGTATGAGCTTAATGGGTGGATATGGGCGGTAAAAGAAAATGCTCCGGAAACATGGGCGTGGGCTCCACTCAATCATCTGAAAAAAGAGTAG